The Nonlabens sp. Hel1_33_55 genome contains the following window.
CAAAATTGTGAAGCTCTACCTTATCATCAGGCATGTCATACTCATAATGCATTTTGACTGCCAGCCATTCTGATTTGGTTTTTATAAAATCACGACCCAACTTTTTATCAAGTAAGGAACGTTTGCCTGTTGCCAAAATAACTTGTTTGCAAGTAAAGGAGTTGTTCGCGGTAGTTACCGTTTGGATATTGTTGTTAGACTTAAGATCTACCACTCTATCTTTAACAAACTCACATCGTTTGAGGGCTTCTTGATAAAGCGCGTTATCTAAATGATATCTGGATATACCAAAGCCTCCAAGAGGTAATTGGGCAGATATAGTACTGTCTTCAAGTGTGCTGATCTCAAACTGAGAAATGCATACTGAAGTTAGATTTTTTAAATTGATGTTTTGATTTGTTAGAAGTTCTTGAACTTCTGCACTTAGGTATTCTCCACACATTTTGTGACGTGGATAGTCATCTGTATCAATGACCAAAACCTTATAATGATGGGATAATGTAACGGCAGCAAAGAGTCCTGAAAGACCGCCGCCGCCTATAATAATATCGTAGCTAGCACTCACATCTCAAAGATAGATGTGCTTTGGTAATTCGTAGAATGAGAAATTGTTAAGATTGAATTTCTTCTCTTTCCTCGTTTGAATAGTATTTACGCTGTATTAATTTGAGAATCAAATAAATAACTAGAAGGCTTGCAAAAAGTCCTAATAACAATCTTCCTGTCCTTCCCAAAGTCCCTTCACTAGGACCAAAGAAAACTAAAATAGAAAAGAGAATCGTCAGGAACCAAAGGACATATCTAAAATTGTCCGCTTCATCCATGAATTTCATAATCGTTGAGTTTGGTTTAGTATAGTTTGTAAGGGGAATTAATTCAAATTTAGATAAATTTTAGAAAGTAAGATTAGTACTCCAACAAAGATTTAATAGAATTTTGTATCTTTTTAACAGGTAGATAATTTGATTCCAAGTCCTTATGAAAAGGAATAGGTGTATCAATACTTCCCAATCGCATAACTGGAGCGTCAAGATATTTAAAGCAAACTTCTCCTATCATTGCAGCAATATCGCTACAAACGCTTCCTGTAAGATTATCTTCAGAGATCAATAAAACGCGTCCCGTTTTTTGGACGCTCTTTGTAATACAATCCTTATCAAGAGGTGATAACGTTCTCAAATCAATAAGGTCAAAAACGTTATTATACTCCTCGATTAACGGCAATACCCAGTTTACAGCGGCACCATAAGCTATTACCGTTGCTTGATTTCCCTCACAAATCAGGTTTGCCTTACCTAGTTCGATTTCATAATCCTCTATGGGAACTTCTCCATAAACAGATCGATACAGCGCTTTGTGTTCAAAATACAATACAGGATTGGGATCATTTATAGATGCTAACAAAAGTCCTTTAGCATCGGCTGGGTTTGAGGGATAAACTATTTTCAAACCTGGTATCGTATAAAACCAGGATTCGTTAGTCTGAGAATGAAATGGTCCAGCTCCTACTCCTGCGCCGCAGGGCATTCTAATGACCACATCGGCATTCTGATTCCAGCGATAATATGATTTTGCCAAGTAATTCACGATTGGATTGAAGCCGCTGCTCACAAAATCTGCAAACTGCATTTCTACCACCGCTTTCATTCCAGCAATGGATAATCCCATAGCAACCTCTACAATGGCACTTTCACAGATAGGTGTGTTGCGCACTCGATCTGCGCCAAATTCCTCTAAAAATCCTTCGGTTATTTTGAAAACGCCACCATAGTCTGCGATATCCTGTCCCATGATGACAAGATCTTCATGTTGTCGCATGGCAGATTTCAAACCGTAATGAATGGCATCCACAAACCTAATATTTTCGGTTTCTCCTTTAGGAACTGTGATGTTTTGCACTGCTGGTTGGTAGACATCTGCCAGTTCTTGCTCGATGTTTGTATTGGGTTCCGCTTTCGCGAAAGCGATACCTAAACCATCTTCAATACTAACCTTGATCTCATCACTCCATTCAGAAATCTCTGCAGGTTTGATCCATTGCTTTTCCAGAAGTTCGTGCTCGAGTAAATGCAATGGGTCTCGCTGTTCCCAATGTTCCATGAGCTCATCTGGGACATATTTGGTACCACTGGCTTCTTCATGTCCTCGTCTTCTAAAAGTCTTGAATTCAATCAACACCGGCCGTGGATTCCTTCTCATCTCTTCCAGAATCTGAGTCGTTTTTTGGTAAACTTCTATGATGTTGTTCCCATCGATGATATGCGATTCCATACCATAGCCAGCACCACGATCGGCTAGATTTTCACAGCGATATTGCTCTGAGGTTGGTGTACTTAATCCATAACCATTGTTTTCAATACAGAACAAGACTGGCAAATCCCAGACGCTAGCCACATTGAGTGCCTCGTGAAAATCACCTTCACTGGTGCCACCTTCACCGGTAAAAACAACGGTTGCTCTTTTGGTTTGATTGAGTTTTTGAGCTAGTGCAATTCCATCTGCGACACCCAATTGCGGGCCCAAATGAGAAATCATTCCTATGATTTTATAATCTTGAGTCCCAAAATGGAAACTACGATCTCGTCCCTTGGTAAAACCTTCCGTCTTGCCTTGCCACTGCGCAAATAACTTCCACAGCGGAATGTTTCTAGATGTAAAAACGCCCAGATTTCTGTGCATGGGCAAAATGTACTCTTCAGACTGCATTGCCATGGTCACACCTACAGCTATGGCTTCTTGACCTATACCAGAGAACCATTTTGAAATCCTGCCCTGTCGCAATAAGATGAGCATCTTCTCTTCCACCAATCTAGGTAACAGCATACCCTTATACAGAGCGATCGTGGTTTCCTTAGAAATATCATTCAAGTTTAGTTGCGTATTATCTGTAGTCATTTGAGTAAGAAGATCTGCTCAAATGTAAAATTTATAACGAATGAATCCATCAAATTCATAGGACATAATTTTACTTCACACCAAAGATTAGTATCTTTATGCTACTAGGATTAGGGCTATTTAGTAACCGTAAGATCCTTTTAATAAATAGAGAAAATGACAAATATACCCAGCGTAGATCTCGCCGATTTCCTAAGCGATGATCCAGAGAGAAAAAAGAAATTTATTGATGAAATTGGAAAGGCCTATGAGGAAATAGGTTTTGTGGCGCTTAAGAACCACTTCCTTTCTGACGAATTAGTTGAAAAATTATATACTCAGGTAGAAAAATTCTTCCAGCTACCTGTGGAGACAAAAGAATCGTATGAGCGCCCAGAATTAGGCGGTCAGCGTGGTTATGTATCTTTTGGAAAGGAACATGCCAAAGGAAAAAAAGAAGGTGACTTGAAAGAATTCTGGCATTTTGGGCAAGTGCCTAGCGATGATGCAGATCTAACCGAAACCTATCCGGACAACGTCAAGGTGAAAGAACTTCCAGAATTTAATGACACTGGAATGGAGGCTTACAGAATGCTTGAAAAAACAGGGATTTATGTTTTGAGAGCACTTGCATTACATATTGGTTTACAGGAAAACTACTTTGACCATTGGGCAAGTAATGGTAATTCCATTTTAAGACCTATTCACTATCCACCTATTACAAGCGAGCCTGATAATGCGGTAAGAGCTGGAGCGCATGGCGATATCAATTTAATTACTTTATTGATGGGTGCCAGTGCACCAGGATTACAGGTACAACGCCGTGATGGCGAGTGGCTGGATGCTATTGCACAAGAAGATGAACTGGTTATTAATGTAGGTGATATGTTGCAGAGACATACCAACAATAAACTACGATCAACAATTCACAGAGTTGTGAATCCGCCACGTGATCAGTGGCATACGCATCGTTATTCTATTCCTTTTTTCTTGCATCCACGTAGTGATATGAAACTGGACTGTTTAGATGAATGTGTTGATGAAGATCACCCAAAACAATATGAAGACATCACCGCAGGTGATTTCTTGCATCAGCGATTGGTGGAAATAGGATTGATAAAAAAATAACTATTCAACCGTGAGTTCATGAGTTCAAATAAAAAAATCCAGAGTAGCATGATTGCTTTCTCTGGATTTTTTATTTCTTATATTCTCTATTCTCTAAATACTATCCAACAACCACTTTACCTTCAATTTTATCGATTACAGCCTGAGCGGCTGCTTTACCGTTTAACATCGCCGCGTTGAGTGAACCATTACTTAACTGATCGCCTGCAAGATATACGTTTTCAGTTAGTTGAGTTTCGGTTGGATTCATTGAGTAATTAATATTTTTCAGGTCTGGCAAGGCTTTTTTGATGATTTTGGAATGTATCATTTCACCTAAACCAATATCGCAATGCTCTTTCATTTCCATGCGCACACGGTCTGATAACTCAGTGATTTTATAATCGTATTCTTTGACAACAGATACACTTACTACTTTTTCATGACCTTCAAAAACATCCTGTAAAAAATGAAAGTTATTACACAAGGTATTCTCTGCACTAACTAAACCGATGATTGGTTTTTTGAAACCACTATTGGCAGTGTTGAAATATAGAACAGTCACCTCATGCCACTTCATGTTTGATATAGGCAGATTAGGTACAAGTCGGTCAGCCTGTGCGGCGATGATGGAGTAGTCAGATTCCAGTTTTGAACCGTCAGCCATTGTAATTTGTGAACCTGCCACTCTAGAAACCGATTGATCTAGGTGTATTTGATCTTCTGATACGTGGCTGGCTAGTTGTTTAGGAATCGCTGCGATTCCGTTTTTAGGTAAGGTCGCGCTGCCTTCTGCAAACATTTTAAATACAAATTCAAACATTCGGCTGCTGGTTTGTAACTCGTCTTCCAAGAATATACCGGCGTAGAAAGGTTTGAAGAAATTGGATATCATCTTTTCAGAGAATCCAGCTTCTTGCAGGTAAGAAAGTGTGGTTTGTTCCTTAGCTTCAAATATTTCCTGTAGGGATTTTTGTTTCAGCTTTCGCGAAAGCGTAAATATTTTAAACTTATCTTTTATAGATCCAACCTTAGAAAATGCAACGGTCAACAGGAAACTAGGATCTCTTGTGGGGTCACCAACGGTTGATTTCTTACCATCGCAAAATATGTAGGCACCTGGTGAAAATTTAACCAAATCCAAAGCCTTCAGATCCAAAAATTCCTGAGCTGCTGGGTAAGCATCCAACAGTACCTGAAAGCCATGATCGAGGATCATGTCGTTGAGGAAATCTGTAGCAACACGGCCACCTACATGATTATGAGCTTCATAAATCTGTGCCGTAAAACCTGAATTTTTTAAGTGTATCGCGGCGCAAAGGCCACTGACGCCTGCTCCTATAATGGTAATGGTTGGGGAATTTTGCATGCCACAAAAATAAACCAGCATGGTATACCGCCGCGACTTTTGACTAAGCTTAACATTTATGGCACTATGGCAGCTTATTTTTACATAAATACTCCATCATGCTTTTTTTACAAGCCATTCAATCTCAAACTTTCACTGAACAAATATCTGTCGCTTTAGAAGGTTACTACGATCGTTTTGTTGAATTACTTCCCAGAATAGGTTTAGGGCTTTTGATCGTCATCTTAGGATTTTTAATTGCTGGAGCCTTGGGGCGTTTTGCTACCAAGCGTGTCAAAATGAAAACGGAAGATCCTCTAATGAGCCGATTCCTAGGTCAAGCCATACGGTTGATTCTCATAGTACTATTTATAGTTCTCGCTCTGGAAGCCGCTGGGTTAGGCAATATTAGTGCAGGAATTTTTGCTACAGCTGGTGCCAGTGCTGTGATTTTAGGTTTTGCTTTTAAGGATATAGGTCAAAATTTCATCGCAGGAGTCATTTTGAGTTTTAATAGGCCGTTTGATATTAATGATACTGTAGAAATAGGTCCTAATTTTGGAAAGGTAAAAGCGCTTGAGTTTAGATACACGAAGCTGAAAACATTTGACGGTAAGGATGTTTATATACCTAACAGTGACGTGATTACACAGCCGGTAACCAACTATACGGAAGATGGGTTTTTCCGTTGGGATTTTATGGTAGGTCTGGATTATGAAGATGACATCAACCTCGCTAAAGCCACGATTCTTAGAACATTAGAAGCAGATCCAAAAGTGGTGACTGATGAGGAACACCAAAGTTACGTAGCCGAGGATGAACTTGCCACAAGTACGGTCAATGTCAAAGTGATGTTTTGGGTAGATACCACAGATTATGGCAGAGTTGCCACACAAACTAAAGGCCGAGTCATAGGTAACGTAAAAATTGCATTGATGAATGAAGGCTTCTACTTACCAGCAGATATTCAGGAAATCAAATTGTATGGTCGCGAGTCTGAACTAAATTTGTCCATGAAAGAAATGAGAAAAGCTGATGATTAAATTTTTTAGATACCTCGCCATTGCAGAAGGTTACTCCTTCTTGCTAATACTTTTTTTAACCATGCCATTGAAATACCTAGGCGGTATAGGTTTGCCCAACAAAATCATAGGAATGGCTCATGGTTTTCTCTTCTTGGGTTATGTGGTTATGGCCATTGTTGTGGCGCAAATCCTGAAATGGAAATTCAAAGACACGATTATTGTGATATTGATGTCTGTAGTGCCATTTGGAACTTTCTGGATGAAGGATAAATACTTGAACAGCCGTGATGAAGCAAGCTTGAAGACTGCGTAACAAGAGCGTGCGCTGCGTGTTCATGAATTCTAAAAGTCAAGATTAGACAATTATAGCAAGGAGTTTAATATTTAATGGCAATTTCTCTTCAACCTAATGTTGTAATGAGGTTTTAATTTTCAAACTTCTCTATTCTCTATTCTCTATTCTCTATTCTCTATTCTCTCTCCATTCTCCGTTGTCATTTTAATTGTTAAATGAATTTTGGATGATAAGGACCAAATTGATCGCTTATAAATCATTCATCAATTCCACGACGCTTCATCCTTTCAGATTGGTATTCGGTTTTAGTTTTGCCGTGCGGTGCTGGCTTACCATCCTCGTCCAGATTGACTAGGACTATTGTTTTGATGGTAATGATCGTTTCATAAGTCATCTTATTGCGCACGACGCAATTCAGGTTGATAGAACTAATACCAAAAGAATTGACCTCCAACCCTATTTCAATAATATCACCTGTTCTTGCACTCGCCTTAAAGTTGATATCACTCATATATTTGGTGACCACTCGGGAATTTTCTAGCTGAATGATGGTATAAAGTGCAGCCTCTTCATCAATCCAGTCCAACAATCTACCACCAAATAAGGTTCCGTTAGGGTTGAGATCTTCTGGTTTGATCCATTTGCGAGTGTGAAAATTCATAGCGTTAGTTTTTCCAAAATTACGCAAACCAACTTTCAACTACATATTGCCTTAACTTTGTTTCAACAACCGCATCCAGTGAAATACATTTCAAGCCCACATAATGCCGTCATACGCCATGCAGAACAGCTGCAACGCAAAAGCAAAACCCGTAGAAAAGAAGGTCTTTTTCTAATTGAAGGAAAGCGTGAAATAGGACTGGCCATCGCAGGAGGTTTTAAATTGGAAAAAATCCTCGTTTGCGGCGATATATTCTACGGCGGAAATGAGTTTACCAGAGAGCAAGTCGTTTCAGATCTTGGTTTAAACGGCGACG
Protein-coding sequences here:
- a CDS encoding NAD(P)/FAD-dependent oxidoreductase — protein: MSASYDIIIGGGGLSGLFAAVTLSHHYKVLVIDTDDYPRHKMCGEYLSAEVQELLTNQNINLKNLTSVCISQFEISTLEDSTISAQLPLGGFGISRYHLDNALYQEALKRCEFVKDRVVDLKSNNNIQTVTTANNSFTCKQVILATGKRSLLDKKLGRDFIKTKSEWLAVKMHYEYDMPDDKVELHNFEGGYAGLSRLETGAVNLCYLTSYESFKKYKDIDAFQREVLCQNIKLQQFFAAAKPLWEKPIAISQIAFGSKQINNTDFLFIGDSAGLIHPLCGNGMAMAIHSAHLATKQVSRFLQGKTDRPTMIQSYTKEWNKAFKSRMRYGSWIQKILIHKRWTRVMYQLISRMPFLLPVIIRKTHGKSVQP
- a CDS encoding thiamine pyrophosphate-dependent enzyme, translating into MTTDNTQLNLNDISKETTIALYKGMLLPRLVEEKMLILLRQGRISKWFSGIGQEAIAVGVTMAMQSEEYILPMHRNLGVFTSRNIPLWKLFAQWQGKTEGFTKGRDRSFHFGTQDYKIIGMISHLGPQLGVADGIALAQKLNQTKRATVVFTGEGGTSEGDFHEALNVASVWDLPVLFCIENNGYGLSTPTSEQYRCENLADRGAGYGMESHIIDGNNIIEVYQKTTQILEEMRRNPRPVLIEFKTFRRRGHEEASGTKYVPDELMEHWEQRDPLHLLEHELLEKQWIKPAEISEWSDEIKVSIEDGLGIAFAKAEPNTNIEQELADVYQPAVQNITVPKGETENIRFVDAIHYGLKSAMRQHEDLVIMGQDIADYGGVFKITEGFLEEFGADRVRNTPICESAIVEVAMGLSIAGMKAVVEMQFADFVSSGFNPIVNYLAKSYYRWNQNADVVIRMPCGAGVGAGPFHSQTNESWFYTIPGLKIVYPSNPADAKGLLLASINDPNPVLYFEHKALYRSVYGEVPIEDYEIELGKANLICEGNQATVIAYGAAVNWVLPLIEEYNNVFDLIDLRTLSPLDKDCITKSVQKTGRVLLISEDNLTGSVCSDIAAMIGEVCFKYLDAPVMRLGSIDTPIPFHKDLESNYLPVKKIQNSIKSLLEY
- a CDS encoding isopenicillin N synthase family dioxygenase — encoded protein: MTNIPSVDLADFLSDDPERKKKFIDEIGKAYEEIGFVALKNHFLSDELVEKLYTQVEKFFQLPVETKESYERPELGGQRGYVSFGKEHAKGKKEGDLKEFWHFGQVPSDDADLTETYPDNVKVKELPEFNDTGMEAYRMLEKTGIYVLRALALHIGLQENYFDHWASNGNSILRPIHYPPITSEPDNAVRAGAHGDINLITLLMGASAPGLQVQRRDGEWLDAIAQEDELVINVGDMLQRHTNNKLRSTIHRVVNPPRDQWHTHRYSIPFFLHPRSDMKLDCLDECVDEDHPKQYEDITAGDFLHQRLVEIGLIKK
- a CDS encoding FAD-dependent oxidoreductase; this translates as MQNSPTITIIGAGVSGLCAAIHLKNSGFTAQIYEAHNHVGGRVATDFLNDMILDHGFQVLLDAYPAAQEFLDLKALDLVKFSPGAYIFCDGKKSTVGDPTRDPSFLLTVAFSKVGSIKDKFKIFTLSRKLKQKSLQEIFEAKEQTTLSYLQEAGFSEKMISNFFKPFYAGIFLEDELQTSSRMFEFVFKMFAEGSATLPKNGIAAIPKQLASHVSEDQIHLDQSVSRVAGSQITMADGSKLESDYSIIAAQADRLVPNLPISNMKWHEVTVLYFNTANSGFKKPIIGLVSAENTLCNNFHFLQDVFEGHEKVVSVSVVKEYDYKITELSDRVRMEMKEHCDIGLGEMIHSKIIKKALPDLKNINYSMNPTETQLTENVYLAGDQLSNGSLNAAMLNGKAAAQAVIDKIEGKVVVG
- a CDS encoding mechanosensitive ion channel family protein, yielding MLFLQAIQSQTFTEQISVALEGYYDRFVELLPRIGLGLLIVILGFLIAGALGRFATKRVKMKTEDPLMSRFLGQAIRLILIVLFIVLALEAAGLGNISAGIFATAGASAVILGFAFKDIGQNFIAGVILSFNRPFDINDTVEIGPNFGKVKALEFRYTKLKTFDGKDVYIPNSDVITQPVTNYTEDGFFRWDFMVGLDYEDDINLAKATILRTLEADPKVVTDEEHQSYVAEDELATSTVNVKVMFWVDTTDYGRVATQTKGRVIGNVKIALMNEGFYLPADIQEIKLYGRESELNLSMKEMRKADD
- a CDS encoding DUF3817 domain-containing protein; this translates as MIKFFRYLAIAEGYSFLLILFLTMPLKYLGGIGLPNKIIGMAHGFLFLGYVVMAIVVAQILKWKFKDTIIVILMSVVPFGTFWMKDKYLNSRDEASLKTA
- a CDS encoding acyl-CoA thioesterase; the protein is MNFHTRKWIKPEDLNPNGTLFGGRLLDWIDEEAALYTIIQLENSRVVTKYMSDINFKASARTGDIIEIGLEVNSFGISSINLNCVVRNKMTYETIITIKTIVLVNLDEDGKPAPHGKTKTEYQSERMKRRGIDE